The genomic region atatatatatatatatatatatatatatatattaaaaaaaaactaataaaatacaataaagctgaaatacaataaattaaagctaaacagaaatatatatatatatattatatatatacatataaaaaacaATAGCAAAATTACTAACAGTATAAAaacttaaacaaaaattaaatgttgccttgggaactaactgaaataaaatactttttttacatctaatatttatattttatttcagttttatttcaattaaggaacaatatttttttttattaatttttgtctTTATTGTGATAGGATAGTACAGAGCGGACAGGAAGTgatgtgtgaaagagagaggggGATGGTATCGGGAAAGGACCATGAGCCGGGACTTGAACTCGGGTCGCCCGAAGCAACGGCGCTATATGTCGgtgctgcccacgaggctatcggCGCATCAGAACATGATTTGTAATAGTTTAGTTGTTGGTTAAGCGCGTCTCACCCGCACGTCTCGAGGATGTTCTCCCTCGGCGATCCTCACCATCCACAGGAACTTGTTGATGTCGTCGCCGGCGTATCCGATCACCCCTCCGAAGACGATCAGCACGTAGTCCACGTCCAGCAGCCTCATGATGTCATACGCCACACTCTCATTGGACGCCATGGCTTTCCCCACCTGAAAGAGCCGATCAGAGAGAGGGAATCAGACTTCCTGTGGATCAGCGTCTCTTCCTGTGGCGCGTGTGTCTCACCAGGGCGATGTGGCTGTTGTTCCAGGTGTTGTTGTCCACTAGCGTGGTTCTGTTGGCCATGCCTGCGATCTGATACCCATAATCCCACCAGCTCATGATGCGCGCGTGTTGGCCGGTGTTGAGCCGCAGCCAATAGTACGCCTCTCTGAAGTCATCCAGGATGTTGCGCGAGCTGACGGAAACACACAGGGAGGATGGATGAGCAGGTGTACGTGTGtgttgtagtgtgtgtgtgtgtgtgtgatggtaCCCGTCATGGTTGTACGAGGCCAGCACGACACTGGGACTGGAGTAGGCGTTACTGGTGACCCACGTGCAGTGAACCGTGAACatgagcagcagcagcagcagcaggacgCTCACCAGACTCTTGATGTTTGAACCCAAACCCTCTTCACACACGACCTGCTTCCGCACCTTACCagcctgaaacacacacacacacacacacacatacagtctgATCACCAGCAGGGGGCGACACACATCAGTTTAACACAGACCATCACTTTGACTCTGTCAACATGACTTAAAAGTTTACTGTCTTAATAAATGTTTGATCTTCATGTTAACGATTCATGAAGACATTATTATAAATCTCTCACacattattttatatctttataaatattttgatatttttcttataaaatttgtttatattttatatctttatgtatctattttatataaacacttatatttttttattttatcactttaactttttatttatttataaataaatgtacatttatgtattttttcataattaataatttatatatttatttaatctatcatataaaatatacaaaaatatgtatttattatatttgattatatctgtatataattttatatataaaatattgcatgtatttatttattaattatttatgaataaattagATACATTGCACTTGaagatacatttttaaacaataatttacatatttatataaccTTTTCCACCtctgaaatatataatataaaaatatataaacaattatgtaatatatttgatttatataattttatataaaaacgaataaacatattaattatttataaataaatgtatacactgttaaataaaaatgtattaaatttttaaatgttctcattccagaaatatataatataaaaataaacaaacatttatttaatatttagtatatattttattttcaatattctatataataaaaaatacatttatttataaagtatttactttatattatactttatattaacttaaaataataatttatatatttatttaactctCTACCTCTGAAATatctaatataaaaatatataaaattatttaatatttatttatatatattataaatataaaaattatttatacaataaaaattatacatttattcattaattggttattaataaatttatatatcaataatttatatatttatataaaattctACACCTCTGAAACATGTAAATGTTTGCAGGATAAACTAGCTGTTTTTGCAGTTTAGTTTTAAATAATTGTCAGCTGGACTGAAAGAGTTTTGAGTTGTGACTGTATTTCATCTATAAGCAACAGTAAATGCCATCTTTACaaactttcattttaaaagatttataGAACTCCCGTTTTCCATCAAATCAACCATTTACAAACATGTGAAATTAGTTTTGCTGATCTGAAGGTTTTCAGAATCATCTGAGTTTCTAGATCCCTGCAGGTTTATTGCTGTGTGAACCTTCTCATACAGACTCCCAGAGTTCCTCCTGTCGTCCTCAGCCGGAGGATCATCGCTCAGATAGCGCTCAAACACGCTGGAGAAAGCCACGGCCGACAGCACACACACCACCGGCGTCAGAGTCAGCATGAGACGGACCATCACACCGGCGAAATACACCGCGCTGACGGCGTACAGCACCACTGGAGGGCGGCAGAGAGACTCACATCAAACACAGAGACACTCAGCCCTGGACCTGAAGGAAAACGGCCGTACCGAACACACGCTCATCATTGATGTTTCTGATGCAGAACCAGAGGCCTGCTGGGAAGGTGCACACCAGGATGTGAAGATCAAAGAAGAAAGAAACCCAGGTGGTGGGCTGATGCTCCGATACCGACGCGATGATGGGAATATGAACCTTGGCGTAGCTTCACACAGAAAAAACATCCTCAAAAAATGACCTCAAACTCTGAGCACAAATGAGATTTTTGTGCCTGTAAAAAACTGGACCTTACCTTACATGCGTTTCAGAGTTGAGTATGTGccatgcagttgctagggtgatgttagtggttgctagggtactgagACTACGTGTTGATGTTTAATATGTAGAGTTTAACACTAGTAATAGTAATGATTGACTTAAACTAATCAAGCCTGTCCTGAATCAGCTCATGAATGatgtttttaattgtaaatattgtgaatttttaCCCCGTGTCCCAGAGTGAATAAAAGCGTCCACTCCATGGAGCGATCCAACCTGAACACACCAAACACACACCATCATCAGCAGACACTCATGTTAGCATACATCGTCGCTGTCGGGCGGAAACCTTGTATCTTCAAACATGCTACTTTTCAGGAAGtggaaaaaacttttttttttaaataattaaacacagCATTGATTAGTTGAACACATTGATTAGAAACACAGttgatattgtggctttatatatGGTCAGACACTTGcatgtgtcattatattattaacattttaccaaaatcatattttggagttatgaggttTTTGTCCAGCGTTATAATAACTTCAGTAACTTCAGAGCTTGACAACAAGTGCTGGCCTATGATCTGGGGCAAGTGTGAAAGACGCTTGGGCCACACTTGTGTCGtcatgaaagtttatcatttgcacgCATTTTTAAGTCTtgtcaatttaaacattcaagtgaTTTTAACCATTCAGATTCAAACgcaaaaaaaattgcaaaagagaaattttggggcatcattaaaaatGCGCCGATTTAAGcagtgcggcccctttaaatctcgtgctctctgcccacggagctcgcgcttgctttAAACAgctataaacaaagttcacacagttcACACATCGCGTAagaatagtatttatttggatgtttacattgattctgaatgagtttgatagtgctccgtggctaaagctaacactacactgttggagagatttataaagaatgaagttgtgtttatgaattatacagactgcaagtgtttaaaaaattaaaataatgacagtcttgtctccgtgaatacagtaataaacgatggtaactttaaccacatttaatagtacattagcaacatgctaacgaaacatttagaaagacaatttacaaatatcactaaaaatatcatgatatcatggatcatgtcagttattattgctccatctgccacttttcgctgttgttcttgcttgcttacctagtctgatgattcagctgtgcacagatcgagacgttaatactggctgcccttgtctaatgccttgaacatgggctggcatatgcaaatattggaggcgtacatattaatgatcccgactgttatgtaacagtcagtgttatgttgatattcgcctgttcttcggaggtcttttaaacaaatgagatttacataagaaggaggaaacaatggagtttgagactcactgtatgtcatttccatgtactgaactcttgttatttaactatgctgaggtaaattaaatttttgactctcgggcacctttaaagtgacagcagcctaataaacttgctgccgtctgtcattaatgttaatcaaacaacagataacaaagacaaaaacactcactaatcttgactgaataacttaaatagctttaataagactataataaggattaatctaaatttaattaatatgGCAAAGACTATGCAGTGCTATTTTATGTTTGATTATTCcgtttctgtacctgaatactgttagacttaccagaaaaaacattaagcagTGATTGTTTCATTTATCATATTTAACCTGTTCCTTGTcatttgttcatattttattttgttgtataaGTCAAATAAGGCAAATACTAGACTAAGACACACTTCTTTGctcctcaaatacataaaacattatcCTGCATAACACTGGTGTACTTTATTAAAAGAACCAATTCTTTATTTActattgcattgcaaacaagcagagacGCTCCAAACTGTGTGAAGCACTTCATTCACGATTGAGGCAGGTGGAGTTATGAGCTTTTTCCGATAATTTGAGGATCCATTGGATATACAAGGTTTAGTCACAACctctttttattactttttttattggtttaatatttgtaaaacccacagaTGTAAAGTGTGACCAATAGTAATGATTTACAAAGAAGACAAAATATGAAGATAAAAGGTTTCCGCCCAACAACGACATGTCACATGATGGTGCACCGCGGTAAACTGACCTGTGCAGCTGAGGTAGacgacacacacaaacagcagcAGCGCAGCGGCACAAACAGCCACAGAAAACAGAGTCTGTCTCTCCTGACGCGTCAGTCGCTCTCGCAGGTACTGCAGGAAAGAGTAGAGCTGCACCAGCACAAAcacacctgcacacacacacacacacatagggaACTGAGAGATACAGATACACAAATACACTGAATCAACATTTGTGACGCTGTAGCCAATGAGGAGAGACTCACCAGCTGCTGCCATGTGTTCACtggttctgattggctgaaaccCAACAAAAGGAATCTGCATAGACAGAATCAGACTAATGACGTAGAACGTGCTGTacgctgagagagagagagacagagagccgaccaatcagaatcaagacAACAACAGAAGCATTGACCGACATGATCAACAGTCTCCTCTAGTCAGTAAAACGCTGgaatgaatcaaagttcatatTCTTCTGCGAATCTTGACTGAGACTCACCGATGTAAACTCTCTTACTGAAGCGGCGCATCAACAACAGCACAAACACGTGAAGGGGAATCAGATTGATGATGAAGACGTAACCGCCCCACGCCGACACCTGAAACACAAACATTAATTGCCCTCAGTCAAAAATGATTCAGAAACTCTGAATCAATCAGCTTTGAAGATTCAAAAGAAAAACACTGATTGAGTCAAGGTTCATGAATGAATTGTTCCGAAACACAGTCCTGAAAGTGTACTCTTAATACTGTTTTTCAATTGATATTATTATCTGCAAAGAGTTTTCTtaagtatacttttaagatttaaggtgcacattcaatacaattaagagcAGACATGAATTCAGGTACATTATTCTCGCTCAAACACTCACCATGTAGAAATACGAGAGGCAACATCCGACAGTCCAGAACACTGATCCACTTTTGATGGCCTTCACCTGGACAAACACAGAAAACTCACTTCCATTTCAAATCAAACAGTGACGCCGAACCTCCTCCAGCACTTCCTCTTACCCACAGGAAGTAGGTGAACTGCAGGGCGAATATGGCCACGGCCTCGTTATCGAAGGATCCGGCCACCGAGCGCGAGATGTACCCGGGCACTACGGCCATGAAACAGGCGGACAGAAGCCCCGCCGCATGACTCCACAGCTCACACGTCAGCAGGAAGGTGGAGATCGCCGTCAGACCGCTGAAGACGGGCGCCAGGAACACGCAGACGTCCCGGATGTGGACGGTCAGGTGGACGAGGTTCAAAATGTAGTGAATCAGACCTGCGGTCACCATCAGACCAGGATAGACCTGCAGGAACACACAGAATCTGGTTTGACACTGGATTCTGACAGAAGAGAATCAGAGTTCAGACGTGAACGAACTGAATCGCGACTCACCGTTCCTCCAACGATTCGTCCCAGAGGATACCAAGCTCTCTCATCAAACCAGTTCAGGAACTCGTAGAAGCCGTTGGTGCTCAGATGATGAGTCGATCTGTAATTAAAcctgttcacacacacaaagactCATGAATATTCACAGAATGTTGCTTATGCAAATGAGATACAAAGGTTTTTTGCTGTTGTCAAACATAGATAGAATGTCATTTGTGCGGTGTGATGCTTCTGCTCTTCTGACAGCTGATCTGGAATCAGTCCATCGTCACACATATGGTATGAATTATGATGGACTCATAATCTTCTTCTGAAGGCATGAGCTGAAAACAATGATGCTGCACCTGTTCACATACTGAGAGAACGTGAACATCATCTGCAGGCATCAGTCTGGATCAGACCAgcagagaaacacacaaacTCCCACTGAgcaccatcacacacacacacacacacaactgtgtgtgtgcgtgtgtgttgatctccaaaaaaaaaacctcaactcTCTGCTCTAGTGGTTGTTATACCAGCGCTAGTGATCCATCACagatgtcacacacacacaattttaggataaaaaaatcaattttgcaGCTGTGTTTATGACAGATTCTGTGGTACAGTCAAATATGTCAGAATGAGATGCTCTTTATAAGAACACAATCTGAATTAAAAATCAAACTGATATAGATTACAAGCACAACTTATCTAAATTAAAATTAGAaccaaatttattaaaaacaattaaactGAATTAGAAATCAAACTGATACAGATTATAAACCAAACTGATCTGAATTAAAATCAGaaccaaaatttattaaaaaatacaaatgatcTGAATTAAACACAATTGATCTGAGTTAAAAATCAAACTGATGTAAattacaaacccaattccaaaaaagttgggacactgtacaaattgtgaataaaaacagaatgcaatgatgtggaagtttcaaatttcaatattttattcagaatacaacatagatgacatcaaatgtttaaactgagaaaatgtataattttaagggaaagataagttgattttaaatttcccGGCATCACCACATCTcgaaaaagttgggacaaggccatgtttaccactgtgtggcatcccctcttctttttataacagtctgcaaacgtctggggactgaggagacaagttgctcaagtttaggaataggaatgttgtcccattcttgtctaattcaggcttctagttgctcaactgtcttagatcttctttgtcgcatcttcctctttatgatgcgccaaatgttttctatgggtgaaagatctggactgcaggctggccatttcagcacccggatccttcttctacacagccatgatgttgtaattgatgcagtatgtggtctggcattgtcatgttgtaaaATGCAAGGTcatccctgaaagagacgacgtctggatgggagcatatgttgttctagaacttggatatatctttcagcattgatggtgcctttccagatgtgtaagctgcccatgccaccccataccatcagagatgcagcttctgaactgagcgctgataacaacttgggttgtccttgtcctctttagtccggatgacatggcgtcccagttttccaaaaagcacttcaaattttgattcgtctgacctcagaacagtttttcactttgctaaagtccattttaaatgagccttggccccgagaaaacgcctgcgcttctggatcatgtttagatacggcttcttttttgacctatagagttttagccggcaacagcgaatggacggtggattgtgttcacgacaatgttttctggaagtattcctgagcccatgttgtgatttccattacagtagcattcctgtatgtgatgcagtgccgtctaagggcccgaagatcacgggcatccagtgtggttttccagccttgacccttacgcacagagattgttccagattctctgaatctttggatgatattatgcactgtagatgatgataacttcaaactctctgcaatttttctctgagaaagtCCTTtttgatattgctccactatttttggccgcagcatgatcctctgcccatcttgaattctgagagacactgccactctgagaggctctttttatacccaatcatgttgccaattgacctaataagttgcaaattggtcctccagctgctccttatatgtacatttaacttttccagcctcttattgctacctgtcccaacttttttggaatgtgtagctctcatgaaatccaaaatgagccaatatttggcatgacatttcaaaatgtctcactttcaacatttgatatgttatctatattctattgtgaataaaatataagtttatgagatttgtaaattattgcattgcttttttttattcacaatttgtacagagtcccaacttttttggaatcgggtttgtacaaaCCAGACTGATCTGAATTAAAATCAGaaccaaaatttattaaaaaatacaactgatcTGAATTAAAAACAGTTGATCTGAATTAAAAATCAAACTGATATATGTATTACAAACACAAGGATCTGAATTAAAATCAGAACCTAATTTATTAAAGaaaactgaactgaattaaaAAGCATACTGAAAGAGATTAAATACAACTGATCTGAATTAAAAACAGAACTGCtctaaactaaaaacaaaattaatttgaattaaaaacaactttgtGAGAGTAAATATTAATAAGATATGATTGTGTCAGTGTGTGAATTTCACATGCTGTTATTCATCACACAACAGTGTTCATGTTTCTGCATTCTTCCACACATTCACTTTCATCACCTgaaataaactattaaaaaaaaatcagaatcaaCTGGAGCTCCAGCTCTGAATGTGACTccgaatcatgtgacacttaaagaggaggaggagaacaGAAGAGATTCAGTCATATAGTCTCACACActcagatgatgatgatgatgaaggagGGATGAAGGTTTTCAGACAGATGCTTCAGCTCAGCATGTCTTCTCACTTCACTCTCAGACTCACACAAGAACAACAGAAACTCACAAATTATAGAAAACAAGAGCCGAACTGAATGAGAAGAGAGTTTAGAGAGAAAGAACAGCACAAATTTACCATGAACAAAGAGAAGAATGAGAgcaagacagagagagaaagacagatggaggcccacacacaaacacacacatatagatagatagatagata from Chanodichthys erythropterus isolate Z2021 chromosome 15, ASM2448905v1, whole genome shotgun sequence harbors:
- the LOC137037622 gene encoding dolichyl-diphosphooligosaccharide--protein glycosyltransferase subunit STT3B-like isoform X1, giving the protein MVTAGLIHYILNLVHLTVHIRDVCVFLAPVFSGLTAISTFLLTCELWSHAAGLLSACFMAVVPGYISRSVAGSFDNEAVAIFALQFTYFLWVKAIKSGSVFWTVGCCLSYFYMVSAWGGYVFIINLIPLHVFVLLLMRRFSKRVYIAYSTFYVISLILSMQIPFVGFQPIRTSEHMAAAGVFVLVQLYSFLQYLRERLTRQERQTLFSVAVCAAALLLFVCVVYLSCTGWIAPWSGRFYSLWDTGYAKVHIPIIASVSEHQPTTWVSFFFDLHILVCTFPAGLWFCIRNINDERVFVVLYAVSAVYFAGVMVRLMLTLTPVVCVLSAVAFSSVFERYLSDDPPAEDDRRNSGSLYEKAGKVRKQVVCEEGLGSNIKSLVSVLLLLLLLMFTVHCTWVTSNAYSSPSVVLASYNHDGSRNILDDFREAYYWLRLNTGQHARIMSWWDYGYQIAGMANRTTLVDNNTWNNSHIALVGKAMASNESVAYDIMRLLDVDYVLIVFGGVIGYAGDDINKFLWMVRIAEGEHPRDVRLDFRTPPGFDRTRNAEIGNKDVRLKHLEEAFSSEHWLVRIYRVKDPENRPRLEHKPRVTSSANKHKRKATRRRRGFIKNKLVLKKGRRLNRKQRRTGLN
- the LOC137037622 gene encoding dolichyl-diphosphooligosaccharide--protein glycosyltransferase subunit STT3B-like isoform X2 produces the protein MVTAGLIHYILNLVHLTVHIRDVCVFLAPVFSGLTAISTFLLTCELWSHAAGLLSACFMAVVPGYISRSVAGSFDNEAVAIFALQFTYFLWVKAIKSGSVFWTVGCCLSYFYMVSAWGGYVFIINLIPLHVFVLLLMRRFSKRVYIAYSTFYVISLILSMQIPFVGFQPIRTSEHMAAAGVFVLVQLYSFLQYLRERLTRQERQTLFSVAVCAAALLLFVCVVYLSCTGWIAPWSGRFYSLWDTGYAKVHIPIIASVSEHQPTTWVSFFFDLHILVCTFPAGLWFCIRNINDERVFVVLYAVSAVYFAGVMVRLMLTLTPVVCVLSAVAFSSVFERYLSDDPPAEDDRRNSGSLYEKAGKVRKQVVCEEGLGSNIKSLVSVLLLLLLLMFTVHCTWVTSNAYSSPSVVLASYNHDGSRNILDDFREAYYWLRLNTGQHARIMSWWDYGYQIAGMANRTTLVDNNTWNNSHIALVGKAMASNESVAYDIMRLLDVDYVLIVFGGVIGYAGDDINKFLWMVRIAEGEHPRDVRESDFLSPQGEFRVDKAASPALLDCLMYKMSYYRFGEMQLDFRTPPGFDRTRNAEIGNKDVRLKHLEEAFSSEHWLVRIYRVKDPENRPRLEHKPRVTSSANKHKRKATRRRRGFIKNKLVLKKGRRLNRKQRRTGLN
- the LOC137037622 gene encoding dolichyl-diphosphooligosaccharide--protein glycosyltransferase subunit STT3B-like isoform X3, with the protein product MVSAWGGYVFIINLIPLHVFVLLLMRRFSKRVYIAYSTFYVISLILSMQIPFVGFQPIRTSEHMAAAGVFVLVQLYSFLQYLRERLTRQERQTLFSVAVCAAALLLFVCVVYLSCTGWIAPWSGRFYSLWDTGYAKVHIPIIASVSEHQPTTWVSFFFDLHILVCTFPAGLWFCIRNINDERVFVVLYAVSAVYFAGVMVRLMLTLTPVVCVLSAVAFSSVFERYLSDDPPAEDDRRNSGSLYEKAGKVRKQVVCEEGLGSNIKSLVSVLLLLLLLMFTVHCTWVTSNAYSSPSVVLASYNHDGSRNILDDFREAYYWLRLNTGQHARIMSWWDYGYQIAGMANRTTLVDNNTWNNSHIALVGKAMASNESVAYDIMRLLDVDYVLIVFGGVIGYAGDDINKFLWMVRIAEGEHPRDVRESDFLSPQGEFRVDKAASPALLDCLMYKMSYYRFGEMQLDFRTPPGFDRTRNAEIGNKDVRLKHLEEAFSSEHWLVRIYRVKDPENRPRLEHKPRVTSSANKHKRKATRRRRGFIKNKLVLKKGRRLNRKQRRTGLN